One window from the genome of Nitrospiraceae bacterium encodes:
- the miaA gene encoding tRNA (adenosine(37)-N6)-dimethylallyltransferase MiaA, protein MKQADIISAWKPVVAIVGPTAIGKSRIGIEVAKILNTEILTADSRQVYRGMDIGTDKPSLAEQQNIPHRLIDLVDPDQSFNAGDFRRHAIQDIARLHRLGLLPLVIGGTGLYIRALLRGLCPGPPADWLIRSELAQEAKIQGPAFLYEKLQQVDPELAQRLHPNDQPKIQRALEVFRILGTPLSVIQRQHRFDEAPYPYLLIGLTMGRQTLYQRIETRVDWEIHKGLVEETQSLMNQGFSRELGSMKGLGYRQFSGFLAGDYSYEEAVRLLKRDTRHFAKRQMTWFQKESEIQWMTLEESDIPDRAAAKIVDHIYQFLSTFVNLPLPAKATSPLKSAPSSG, encoded by the coding sequence ATGAAACAGGCCGACATCATCTCAGCATGGAAACCCGTCGTCGCCATTGTGGGACCCACCGCAATCGGAAAAAGCCGAATCGGGATTGAGGTCGCTAAAATTCTTAACACCGAGATTTTAACGGCAGACTCCCGGCAGGTCTATCGTGGAATGGACATCGGCACCGACAAACCATCCTTAGCCGAGCAACAAAATATTCCCCATCGCTTGATTGATCTGGTCGATCCCGACCAATCCTTTAATGCAGGTGATTTCAGGCGTCACGCCATCCAAGACATTGCCCGTCTGCATCGCCTGGGTCTCCTACCCCTTGTCATCGGAGGGACCGGGCTCTATATCCGCGCCCTCTTACGAGGTCTTTGCCCTGGTCCACCGGCTGATTGGCTGATTCGGAGTGAATTGGCCCAAGAAGCCAAAATTCAAGGACCCGCGTTTCTTTATGAAAAGCTTCAGCAAGTGGATCCTGAACTCGCACAACGGCTCCATCCCAATGACCAGCCCAAGATCCAGCGCGCACTTGAAGTGTTTCGCATTCTTGGCACGCCTCTATCAGTCATCCAAAGACAGCACCGTTTTGACGAGGCGCCGTATCCATATTTATTGATCGGGCTCACCATGGGACGCCAGACCCTCTATCAGCGAATAGAAACCCGCGTCGATTGGGAAATTCACAAAGGTCTTGTGGAAGAAACGCAATCCCTCATGAATCAAGGATTTTCTCGAGAACTCGGTTCCATGAAAGGGCTGGGCTATCGACAGTTTTCAGGATTCTTAGCGGGGGACTATTCTTATGAAGAGGCTGTGCGATTATTAAAACGCGATACCCGTCACTTCGCCAAACGACAGATGACCTGGTTTCAGAAAGAATCTGAGATTCAGTGGATGACGTTGGAAGAGTCAGACATTCCTGATCGAGCGGCCGCCAAAATCGTGGACCACATCTATCAGTTTCTCTCTACCTTCGTAAATTTACCACTTCCGGCAAAAGCAACGTCCCCTCTAAAATCCGCTCCATCGTCGGGTTAA
- the mtnP gene encoding S-methyl-5'-thioadenosine phosphorylase — MTENEEAKTTGPSLRTQQAKIGIIGGSGLYEMDGFTNLKEIRMATPFGKPSDPIIVGTLHGIRIAFLARHGRGHHTLPSAINYRANIHALKALGVTRIFSISAVGSMKESIRPGDFVLPDQFIDRTTQRANTFFDKGIVAHVAFADPICETLSSVLEKASLSVSVTVHRPGTYLCIEGPQFSSRAESFLYRQWGVDVIGMTNIPEAKLAREAEICYATLALVTDYDCWHETEDAVSVGAILSIMHQNVETAKIVLRHALELVKDLGPCSCQTALEHAVITPLNRISPVLRKRYQLLLRRHLLSTTLHKKRA; from the coding sequence ATGACGGAGAACGAGGAAGCGAAGACTACAGGGCCTTCTTTACGTACCCAGCAGGCCAAAATCGGGATTATCGGAGGCAGTGGACTGTATGAAATGGACGGGTTCACCAACCTCAAAGAAATCCGGATGGCCACCCCGTTCGGAAAGCCTTCTGACCCCATTATTGTGGGTACCTTGCATGGCATACGAATCGCCTTTTTAGCTCGCCACGGTCGAGGACACCACACGCTACCTTCCGCTATAAATTATCGCGCAAATATTCATGCCCTAAAAGCCCTGGGTGTGACCCGGATATTTTCCATCAGTGCGGTGGGAAGCATGAAGGAATCCATTCGACCGGGGGATTTTGTCCTGCCTGATCAATTCATTGACCGAACCACTCAACGTGCCAACACGTTTTTCGACAAGGGGATTGTCGCACATGTAGCTTTTGCAGATCCCATATGTGAGACCTTATCGAGTGTGTTAGAAAAGGCTAGCCTGAGTGTCTCCGTCACGGTACACCGTCCGGGAACATACCTCTGCATAGAAGGCCCACAATTCTCCAGCCGGGCAGAATCGTTTCTCTACCGACAATGGGGCGTTGATGTCATCGGGATGACAAATATTCCTGAAGCCAAATTGGCTCGTGAAGCCGAAATTTGCTATGCCACCCTTGCGCTGGTGACGGATTATGATTGCTGGCACGAGACGGAAGATGCGGTTTCCGTTGGGGCCATCCTATCTATCATGCATCAAAATGTCGAAACCGCTAAAATCGTTTTGCGGCACGCGCTGGAACTTGTAAAAGACCTTGGGCCTTGCTCCTGTCAAACTGCATTGGAACACGCCGTTATCACCCCGCTCAATCGAATCAGTCCGGTCTTGCGAAAGCGGTATCAGCTTCTGTTACGGCGTCATTTATTATCGACCACCCTACACAAAAAAAGGGCCTAA
- a CDS encoding sugar kinase produces MGNLLVVGSVAFDSVRTPFGEASNVLGGSATYFSTSASFFTDVNLIAVVGEDFPKEHLDFLHSRGINLDGLEQRPGKTFRWRGEYSYQLNEAQTLETHLNVLETFRPKIPDSYTTPSALFLGNIDPELQLDVLNQVKRPSIVACDTMNFWIEGKREALWKVLEHIDILVINDGEARALGNDANLVQVAKRILSRGPKTLIIKRGEYGVLMFHQQEIFGAPAYPLEAVKDPTGAGDTFAGGFMGYLSATENYSQAGLRQAIIFGSVMASFNVEEFSLDRLRHLTREEIDKRFTSFKHLTHFEDLS; encoded by the coding sequence ATGGGTAATTTATTAGTCGTTGGATCCGTTGCCTTTGATTCTGTACGAACGCCGTTTGGCGAAGCCTCGAATGTGCTGGGAGGATCCGCCACGTATTTTTCCACTTCGGCCAGTTTTTTTACAGATGTAAATCTCATTGCAGTCGTTGGTGAAGACTTTCCAAAAGAACATCTCGATTTCCTGCACAGTCGGGGCATCAATCTGGACGGATTAGAGCAACGGCCTGGAAAGACTTTTCGCTGGCGAGGAGAATATTCCTATCAACTTAACGAAGCTCAAACCCTGGAAACCCATCTCAATGTCCTAGAAACGTTTCGCCCGAAAATTCCCGACAGCTACACCACGCCGTCCGCCTTATTTCTGGGTAATATCGATCCAGAATTACAACTGGATGTCCTGAATCAAGTGAAGCGGCCCTCTATCGTGGCCTGCGATACCATGAACTTTTGGATTGAGGGGAAAAGGGAAGCATTATGGAAAGTCCTTGAACATATCGATATCCTTGTCATTAATGACGGGGAGGCCCGTGCGTTAGGCAATGACGCAAATCTCGTACAAGTGGCAAAACGGATCTTATCGCGCGGCCCCAAAACCCTGATTATCAAACGCGGAGAATATGGCGTCTTGATGTTTCATCAGCAGGAAATTTTCGGGGCTCCAGCCTATCCGCTGGAAGCGGTTAAAGATCCAACCGGCGCAGGCGACACCTTTGCCGGCGGCTTTATGGGATATCTTTCCGCTACGGAAAATTACTCCCAGGCTGGACTTCGACAGGCCATCATTTTTGGAAGTGTCATGGCGTCCTTCAATGTGGAGGAATTTAGCCTGGACCGACTCAGGCATTTAACCCGCGAAGAAATTGACAAACGATTCACATCGTTTAAACATCTGACTCATTTTGAGGATTTGTCATAG
- a CDS encoding helix-turn-helix domain-containing protein: protein MHTGKAFPIQDNAMETLGGLFRQTRERQRLSLEQIASKTRIQQHHLQALEEEDFARLPAKVFVKGFVRSYARALGLDEDNAIQLFLTSSSNFYDRAQEEQQHSQVTLQAAHRKRFNWNFVLILFLALGGILFYLLPEQQEPLPPTSESEPPLPINEKQKEALMEPLPPIEKSPDSVSSEDPVPTEIQLTAPPPSDIPLSPLPPKSRPLPPEPRPLPPEPRPLPTEPQPIAPTLPDSPVPEKTTETDGTLVLEIEATQLTWVVVKSDDQAPHEALLQPGQKSTWKANTQYLLTLGNAAGVVIRLNGELQGPFGKPGQVVRDIRLKP, encoded by the coding sequence ATGCATACCGGAAAGGCCTTTCCCATTCAGGATAACGCCATGGAAACTCTTGGTGGATTATTCCGACAGACCCGGGAACGACAACGTTTATCTTTGGAGCAGATCGCTTCCAAAACTCGCATTCAACAACACCACCTGCAAGCACTTGAAGAAGAGGATTTCGCAAGGCTACCAGCCAAAGTGTTCGTCAAAGGATTCGTTCGGTCATATGCACGTGCGTTGGGACTGGATGAAGATAATGCCATTCAGCTTTTCCTGACCTCCTCCAGCAATTTCTATGATCGCGCCCAAGAAGAGCAACAACACAGCCAAGTCACCTTGCAAGCAGCTCATCGTAAACGATTCAATTGGAATTTTGTGCTCATACTGTTTCTCGCTCTCGGCGGAATCCTCTTTTATCTGCTACCCGAACAGCAGGAACCCCTTCCACCCACATCTGAATCCGAACCCCCCTTACCTATCAATGAGAAGCAGAAGGAAGCCCTCATGGAGCCCCTACCCCCCATTGAAAAATCACCCGACAGTGTTTCATCAGAAGACCCTGTCCCCACTGAGATACAGCTCACTGCTCCTCCCCCATCCGACATCCCACTTTCACCGCTACCCCCTAAGTCTCGACCGCTACCCCCTGAGCCTCGACCGCTACCCCCTGAGCCTCGACCACTACCCACTGAGCCTCAACCGATAGCCCCTACCTTGCCCGATTCCCCCGTTCCTGAGAAGACCACAGAGACCGATGGAACGCTGGTCCTGGAAATCGAGGCCACCCAATTGACCTGGGTGGTGGTGAAATCTGACGATCAGGCTCCGCATGAAGCCTTATTACAACCGGGACAAAAAAGCACCTGGAAGGCGAATACACAATATTTGCTCACGCTTGGAAACGCTGCCGGTGTGGTCATCCGCCTAAATGGAGAACTACAAGGTCCATTTGGAAAGCCAGGTCAGGTGGTCAGAGACATTCGCTTGAAGCCTTGA
- a CDS encoding cytochrome c has product MTFSMKVLGTLTAAMFLTTGLAIAGPEKDPLPARVPADQRGDAKKDKSPLYDKAEEASPEIVAEGKALYEGKGTCINCHGKEGNGQGPAGAVLNPGPRDFTNCKFHKKRKDGELMWVIKNGSPGTGMVPLVPATISEEEAWKVIAYERSFCKG; this is encoded by the coding sequence ATGACGTTTTCGATGAAAGTGCTTGGAACCTTGACTGCCGCCATGTTTTTGACCACGGGCTTGGCCATCGCCGGACCAGAAAAAGATCCTTTACCAGCCCGTGTTCCGGCTGATCAACGTGGTGATGCTAAGAAGGATAAATCCCCCTTATACGACAAAGCAGAAGAGGCTTCGCCGGAAATCGTGGCGGAGGGAAAAGCTTTGTACGAGGGAAAAGGGACCTGCATTAACTGCCACGGCAAAGAAGGCAATGGCCAAGGTCCGGCAGGAGCCGTCTTAAATCCGGGTCCACGCGATTTCACCAATTGCAAATTTCACAAGAAACGGAAAGATGGCGAACTCATGTGGGTCATCAAGAATGGTAGCCCGGGCACAGGCATGGTTCCTTTAGTCCCAGCCACTATCAGTGAGGAAGAGGCCTGGAAAGTCATTGCATACGAAAGAAGTTTCTGCAAGGGTTAA
- a CDS encoding HEAT repeat domain-containing protein: MRDDEKNIDDAFSDQTEEFVSLEGKTTLPQDELVDEVSEAITAEADEETADTVASAETEEGAEQEEELVEEQVKDEIDIQIDLLNDSDWVVRREAVITLGEMGDERCVEPLVRCLRDGDWQVRDAAVEAIAMIGSPAVDLLLRYIRDYDARKSVIKALGKINDERVLDPLISMLHNDEFKDDATWALAELGQPAVGRLLECLKNPDEVIRKQAILALGEIKDASCVDLLIERLQDPDWFIRLSSAAALEKIGDPRGREAIKPLMKDPDLVVRLRIERMLAAWKKQAVTA, encoded by the coding sequence ATGAGAGACGACGAAAAAAATATCGATGATGCATTTTCAGATCAAACGGAGGAGTTTGTATCACTGGAAGGCAAGACAACCCTGCCTCAAGACGAACTAGTGGATGAAGTCTCAGAAGCCATCACGGCAGAAGCAGATGAAGAAACAGCCGACACCGTCGCCTCTGCTGAAACCGAAGAGGGCGCAGAACAAGAAGAAGAGTTGGTCGAAGAGCAGGTTAAAGATGAAATCGATATTCAGATCGATCTCTTGAATGACTCAGATTGGGTCGTCCGACGTGAAGCAGTGATTACCCTCGGCGAAATGGGCGATGAACGCTGTGTTGAGCCTCTTGTCCGGTGCCTTCGAGACGGGGACTGGCAGGTTCGGGATGCCGCCGTTGAAGCCATTGCCATGATTGGGTCACCGGCTGTAGACCTGCTCCTCCGCTATATACGAGACTACGATGCCCGGAAATCAGTGATCAAAGCATTGGGGAAGATCAATGATGAACGAGTCCTTGATCCGCTAATTTCAATGCTTCACAATGATGAATTTAAGGACGATGCGACCTGGGCGCTTGCAGAACTTGGACAACCCGCTGTTGGACGGTTACTCGAATGCCTAAAAAATCCAGATGAAGTGATTAGAAAGCAGGCTATCCTGGCTCTTGGAGAGATTAAGGATGCCAGTTGCGTGGATTTATTGATCGAACGATTGCAAGACCCTGACTGGTTTATTCGACTTTCATCAGCTGCCGCGCTTGAAAAAATTGGAGATCCTCGTGGCCGTGAGGCGATCAAACCCCTGATGAAAGATCCTGATCTGGTTGTGCGCTTACGTATCGAACGCATGTTGGCAGCATGGAAAAAACAGGCTGTCACGGCTTAA
- the glgP gene encoding alpha-glucan family phosphorylase yields the protein MNQTRTLTEEFRNLSELAQNVWWSWSPEGRAVFSYIDPTLWRLTYHDPIKQLQKIASDRLEALGQDVVFLSLYREAMKAFHVYMEAKDHWFGRTYPQWQNHTIAYFSAEFGLHRSVPLYSGGLGILAGDHLKEASDLGVPLVAVGFMYSQAYFRQVVDTNGWQEAVYDSVDPMMMPIKLARTPAGDLAKVQVQLGSRMVACVIWQIQVGRVSLYLLDTDTPENSPEDRHLTARLYGGDHRTRLCQELLLGIGGVRALRAVGCDPDVWHANEGHPAFFLVERMREQLQQGLSLSEAAAQVRQNTVFTTHTPVPAGHDVFSGDLIREHCQWWWEEVGLTQEDFMALGRHPELSADQFHMTTLPIRLASFINGVSKEHEQVSKKMFHILWPERPLQEVPIHSVTNGVHVPTWIAQEMDVLYQKYLGSDWRERCDDPSMWQRMQEVPDGEIWEVRQFLKRKLLTFIRQRARMGWMDGTMEPIQVLASGAFLEPHSMTLGFARRFASYKRATLLFSDLDRLKQILLNPWRPVQIIFAGKSHPADQAGRELIHRIYQFAKAHHLGGHIAFVEDYDMHVAKFLVQGVDVWLNNPRPPLEASGTSGQKAALNGVPNLSVLDGWWKEGYDGSNGWAVPLPEEPLGDWAQDDLDMVGLYTKLENEVIPLYYDRGVDGVPHGWCTVVKNSIRTSAPRFSARRMLKEYVKRAYTPLFSEAGKERDAKLA from the coding sequence ATGAATCAAACTCGTACGTTGACGGAAGAATTTCGTAATCTTTCTGAGTTAGCTCAAAATGTGTGGTGGAGTTGGTCTCCTGAGGGCCGGGCTGTCTTTTCGTATATTGATCCCACGCTCTGGCGACTGACGTATCACGATCCCATTAAGCAGTTGCAGAAGATTGCCTCTGATCGGTTGGAGGCTCTCGGGCAGGATGTAGTGTTTCTTTCCCTGTATCGCGAGGCGATGAAGGCGTTTCATGTTTATATGGAAGCCAAGGACCACTGGTTTGGCCGAACATATCCTCAGTGGCAGAATCACACAATTGCCTATTTTTCTGCAGAATTCGGCTTGCATCGTTCCGTTCCCCTGTATAGCGGGGGATTAGGGATTCTGGCTGGTGATCACCTTAAAGAAGCCAGTGACCTGGGAGTGCCGCTGGTGGCTGTCGGATTTATGTATAGCCAGGCCTATTTTCGACAGGTCGTGGATACCAATGGTTGGCAGGAAGCCGTGTATGATTCGGTCGATCCGATGATGATGCCGATTAAGTTGGCGCGGACACCGGCCGGGGATTTGGCAAAGGTCCAAGTCCAATTGGGCTCCCGAATGGTCGCCTGCGTGATCTGGCAGATCCAAGTGGGCCGGGTTTCGCTGTATCTCTTGGATACCGACACCCCGGAAAATTCACCAGAGGATCGTCATCTGACTGCCCGGCTTTATGGAGGAGATCACCGGACACGGCTTTGTCAGGAGTTGTTGTTGGGCATTGGCGGTGTGCGGGCCCTTCGTGCGGTGGGGTGTGATCCCGATGTGTGGCATGCCAATGAAGGACATCCGGCCTTTTTTCTGGTCGAACGGATGCGGGAACAACTTCAACAAGGGCTGTCCCTGTCGGAGGCGGCCGCTCAGGTTCGCCAGAATACCGTATTTACCACCCATACGCCTGTCCCGGCCGGGCATGATGTCTTTTCGGGAGACCTTATTCGTGAGCATTGTCAATGGTGGTGGGAGGAGGTAGGGCTCACGCAGGAAGATTTTATGGCGTTGGGGCGTCATCCGGAATTATCAGCGGATCAATTCCATATGACGACATTGCCTATCCGCCTGGCCTCGTTCATTAATGGCGTGAGCAAGGAACACGAACAGGTTTCAAAAAAAATGTTTCACATTTTGTGGCCGGAACGACCGCTGCAGGAGGTGCCTATTCATAGCGTCACCAATGGGGTGCATGTCCCCACGTGGATTGCCCAGGAAATGGATGTGTTGTATCAAAAATATCTTGGCTCTGACTGGCGTGAACGGTGTGACGATCCGAGCATGTGGCAGCGCATGCAAGAGGTGCCGGATGGGGAAATCTGGGAGGTCCGGCAATTTTTGAAACGAAAGCTGTTGACGTTTATCCGTCAGCGCGCCCGCATGGGGTGGATGGATGGGACTATGGAGCCTATCCAGGTGTTAGCGAGCGGGGCGTTTCTTGAACCGCATTCGATGACACTGGGCTTTGCCAGGCGATTTGCCTCCTATAAGCGTGCCACGTTGTTGTTTTCAGACTTGGACCGGCTGAAACAGATTCTGTTAAATCCATGGCGGCCTGTTCAAATTATCTTTGCCGGCAAATCACATCCTGCTGATCAGGCAGGGCGGGAACTCATCCATCGTATTTATCAATTTGCCAAAGCGCACCATCTGGGTGGCCATATTGCCTTTGTCGAAGATTACGATATGCATGTGGCCAAATTTTTGGTGCAAGGGGTCGATGTCTGGCTCAATAATCCTCGCCCGCCGTTAGAGGCGAGCGGGACAAGCGGCCAGAAAGCCGCCTTAAATGGCGTGCCCAATTTGAGCGTGTTAGATGGATGGTGGAAGGAAGGCTATGATGGAAGCAATGGCTGGGCAGTGCCTCTCCCTGAAGAGCCACTTGGTGATTGGGCACAGGACGACCTGGATATGGTCGGCCTCTATACTAAACTTGAAAACGAGGTGATTCCGTTGTATTACGACCGTGGTGTTGATGGCGTTCCACATGGGTGGTGTACGGTCGTCAAAAATTCCATTCGGACATCGGCTCCAAGGTTTAGTGCCCGTCGCATGCTCAAAGAATACGTAAAGCGTGCCTATACGCCGCTGTTCTCAGAGGCAGGGAAGGAGCGAGACGCAAAGCTGGCCTGA